A genomic stretch from Lysobacter soyae includes:
- a CDS encoding nucleotidyltransferase family protein → MNILDIQGMLKAWASANTRVARLWIFGSRAKGTSRPDSDIDIAIELNLGLNGRSSETSEFIFATWAFESNPWKEQLELLTKLPVDLQLYDGQETPTIQCGVNDGGLLVFDRSKV, encoded by the coding sequence ATGAATATCCTCGATATCCAAGGAATGCTAAAGGCCTGGGCCTCTGCAAACACCCGCGTTGCACGGCTCTGGATTTTTGGAAGTCGTGCGAAAGGAACATCGAGACCTGACAGCGATATAGATATCGCTATAGAGCTCAACTTAGGCCTCAATGGACGATCAAGCGAGACGTCAGAATTTATTTTTGCTACATGGGCTTTTGAATCCAACCCCTGGAAAGAGCAGCTCGAACTGTTGACGAAACTTCCAGTCGACCTACAGCTTTACGACGGGCAAGAAACGCCAACGATTCAGTGTGGAGTGAACGATGGCGGCTTGCTCGTATTCGATCGCTCCAAAGTCTAA
- a CDS encoding HNH endonuclease, translating to MTTKPLDRLMFAQGGVCFFCNMPLPKADASVEHLVPSSRAGSNSDDNCVACCKAVNALFGSMSLKEKIRVVLNQNGTFVCPNGNGKIQPPLVAPPKAVPIPPKVDNYSVVLADLKKRGASRPRKVETLKNTIRAIVKNAKSSITAPQLEDLIKHLQANGKIKIADTKVSYSL from the coding sequence ATGACTACAAAGCCGCTTGACAGATTAATGTTCGCCCAAGGAGGCGTTTGCTTCTTTTGCAACATGCCCCTTCCAAAAGCAGACGCTAGTGTCGAGCATCTTGTTCCTTCCTCCCGCGCCGGAAGCAACAGCGATGACAACTGCGTTGCCTGCTGCAAAGCAGTTAATGCGCTCTTTGGCAGCATGTCGCTTAAGGAGAAAATTAGAGTTGTACTGAATCAGAACGGCACGTTCGTATGTCCAAATGGCAATGGAAAAATACAGCCTCCGCTTGTTGCTCCGCCCAAAGCCGTTCCAATACCTCCAAAAGTTGACAACTATTCAGTTGTTCTCGCAGACCTGAAAAAGCGTGGCGCTTCCCGCCCGAGAAAAGTCGAGACACTCAAAAACACCATCCGTGCAATTGTAAAGAATGCAAAGTCCTCCATTACGGCGCCGCAGCTGGAAGACCTCATCAAGCATTTACAGGCCAACGGAAAAATCAAGATTGCTGACACAAAGGTCAGCTACTCGCTATGA